GAAAAGATGGAAGGGGAGCAAGAACGAAAAGAAGCGTGTAGTCACGGGGGGCTAGGGGCGGGGATACCCGCGCAGGGAGGCGAGGGGCCGGCCGGCGCGGGGGTGGGGAGCAGCGAAGGCAAAGCAGGCGGCGGCTGACCTGGTCGAAGTAGATGGTCATGGTGCGGTTGCTCATCTCGGAGGGCTCGTGGTTGGTGCTGCGGGTGGCCGAGAAGGCCACCTTGGCGCTGCCCGAGCGCACCGAGATCCCCAGGGAGGATGTGATGGCGCCGTCGGCCGAGGGGCTGGAGTCGCACACCACCAGGCACTTCCCCTCCAGCACGATGGGCTCCGTGTCGTTCTGCGCCCGCACCGGGCACCcggcgggcagcagcagcagcagcagcggcagcgccgccgccaggcagcagcagcagccgcccgcCGGCTCCGGcagcgccccccgccgccgccgccccatGCCCAGCGCCGGaccgccgccgctcccgctcGCCGCCGCCATGCgggcgccccgcgccgccgccgccgcgggcgggcggccgcggggaggCGGAGGGGGCTGCGCGCCTGCTGCCGCCGCGACGCCCTGCGGCCAGCGCTCTGCGGGACGGCGGCTGGGCAGCGGCGGCTGGGGCCGCgccttcctccccttctcctcctcctccgccgccgcctcctcctccgccgccgcctcctcctcctcctcctccgcctcctcctcctcctcctcctccgcgcGGGACGAAGGAGCCTCCTCACAGGGCGGGCGGCGCGCAGCAGCCTGGCAAGGGCAAAGGCGGCGGTGAAGCAGGGAACCgggcgggcaggagcggggcaCCACGCCGCCCGGCAGCACTGCGCCGCCCGGCAGCACCCCGACGGCGCgggctcccccccgccccgccccgggcgccCCAGCCGGCACAACAGGTCTGGGAGAGACCTCGCTGCCCGCCGTCTCCTCGCGTCTCCTCTTTCTCCCGTCCCCCAGCAGCGGGGGGTCCCGCAGCCCCAGCCGTACTTCGAGGCGGGAGGGGGACAGAGCGGCAGATTTCGTCCCTGAACCCACGGTGGAGCTCCCTGTGGGCGTCTCGGACAGTCCCTTTCCACCCCCACAGCCGACGGGGTCTCCAAAACCCGGCTAGTTCCCACGGCCCCACTTTTTACTACATCTGCGAGCCGGGTTTATGCCGGTCTCCTAGCGCCCCAGCCACTCCGGAAGGagattttattattgttgttgttgttgttaatgcCCCTTCTCCGCCTCGCTGGAGCTGCTCCGCTATCCCTAGGGTTcgcgggggctgggggcccccgaagcccgcgcccccgccgcggcgctgccccggccgggctctgggagccgccgccgccctcctccccgcccgGGGGCTGCTGTGCTCGAGCACCGGCTTGTACTTCCCTATGCTTTGTCCCCCATGCCGGGCTACCCCCGCTGCCGCCGAGCCCGGCGGCTCCCTAAACTCTCAGGAAGGAAGCGACCGGCTTAGACattccccagctcccaccccgGCATGCACACACCTCGCAGGAGGCAAAACCTCACCCGGCGTCTCCCTGGGAAGTTGCATCTCAGTTTTCCCCGCTCACCAGAACACACCGAGATCTCGCTGCTGGGAAATCCCCCCTACACTTCCCCCGAGGCATCTCTCCCGCTGCCCTAAACCCGCATCTTGTTATTGCTGTCATTTAAAATCgtattttgcaaaaggaacagccggcggggaggggaacGATCTTTTTACCTGGGAGGTCCATGACGGGAGAGGAGGGCTGGCTGGGTAGCTCGTCCGTGAACTTGTATTGCTTAGAGAAAATGAGCCGAGATTGCgctggcagaaagaaaaggaaacaggagtCGCCTCTTTCTCTCCCGCCCATTGCCAATAATCCCCCCCCAGCCgctaccaccaccaccccacttcctccctcctcccctcttcacgcacacacacacacagatacacactCGCACCCGGCAGGTATTCAGGCGCCGGGAGCGGAACGGAGCgtggccccggcccccccgcgttcccgcaccccagcccctgccctggccaggCACCCCGCGCCCTGGACCCGCACCCCGACCCCGCACACCGCGGGCAGCCGCGACGGGGCACGGGGCTCCCACTGGGACGGCCTCTCCGGGGCGCCCCGCCGCAGGGTGTTACTGGCGGCCGGGAAAAGCCGTACCCCCTCGACCCCCCTTATGTCTACTGAAACCCGTCGGGCTGAGTCGCCCCTGTACAAACGCGCTACCGACACGTTAGCGCTAACGGGCCACTGCTGCGGCCGAACCGC
Above is a genomic segment from Ciconia boyciana chromosome 2, ASM3463844v1, whole genome shotgun sequence containing:
- the CBLN2 gene encoding cerebellin-2 isoform X3; protein product: MGRRRRGALPEPAGGCCCCLAAALPLLLLLLPAGCPVRAQNDTEPIVLEGKCLVVCDSSPSADGAITSSLGISVRSGSAKVAFSATRSTNHEPSEMSNRTMTIYFDQVSLMQNGYPVISAFAGDQDVTREAASNGVLLHMEREDKVHLKLERGNLMGGWKYSTFSGFLVFPL
- the CBLN2 gene encoding cerebellin-2 isoform X2 translates to MGRRRRGALPEPAGGCCCCLAAALPLLLLLLPAGCPVRAQNDTEPIVLEGKCLVVCDSSPSADGAITSSLGISVRSGSAKVAFSATRSTNHEPSEMSNRTMTIYFDQVLVNIGNHFDLASSIFVAPRKGIYSFSFHVVKVYNRQTIQLIFIDLFREREKERERARELHDPAITIWKPVKELTFLNCPDISRSNNGGFEYLL
- the CBLN2 gene encoding cerebellin-2 isoform X1; amino-acid sequence: MGRRRRGALPEPAGGCCCCLAAALPLLLLLLPAGCPVRAQNDTEPIVLEGKCLVVCDSSPSADGAITSSLGISVRSGSAKVAFSATRSTNHEPSEMSNRTMTIYFDQVLVNIGNHFDLASSIFVAPRKGIYSFSFHVVKVYNRQTIQVSLMQNGYPVISAFAGDQDVTREAASNGVLLHMEREDKVHLKLERGNLMGGWKYSTFSGFLVFPL